A stretch of DNA from Rhodococcus sp. NBC_00297:
CGACGTCGACGCCGCCTATCAGGAACTGCTGCGCGTCTCGACGATCACCGTCGTCGTGGCCCGCCAGCGCGTCGCGCCGCTGCTCGAGATGCTCATGTCGCTCGATCTCCGGGTGCTGGTGCCCTACTCCACGACGGGCGCGATGCCGGGTCCGGCCGTCGAGCGGCTGAACCGTGAGCACGGGTTCCTGATCGAGATCCAGCGTCTGCTGCGCGACGCCATGCGCGCCGACCTCGGTCTGCTCGACGCCAACGACCTGGGCCTGTTGATCATGGACACCAAGCGCGTCGTCGACACCCTCTCGCCGGACCGCCGGTCGATCGGCTTCGGCGCCACCGAGCGCCGCATGGTGGAGTACCTGGCCGAGTTCGGGGTGCGGGTACTGGCGGGCGGCAACGAGCGCGACTACACGATGGAAGCGGACCGTTTCGCGTTCTACCAGGCCAAGGACCCGGCGCTCGCCGGCGCGGTCGAGGCCATCCTGGCGCTGTACGGAGCCGAACTGTCCCTCGCCGTCCACGCCGAACTCGACGAGCAGGCACGGCTCCCCGTGCTGCAACGCGTCGTGGCGTCTCTCGAGTGCGGCTTCCGCGATCGCGACGGGATACTTCTGCCGGACGGCACCACCGTGTACGCCTTCCGACCGGGACGCTGACCGGCTCCTGAGGCAGCCGGGCACTCTCAGGAGAACGGTGGCCGGTCGTCCACCTTCAGCGACGTCGATCCCGCGGCCCGCCAGGCGCGCGCGACCACGTCGCGATCCTCGTCGGTGATGAGATTGCCCATCACCCGCACGGCGACGGTCATGATCGCGCGCGACCGCATGCCGATCGGCCCCGTGGCGGGCAGGAACCGCGGCACCGTCAGCAGTCCCGCGAGGCGACGAGCGACCGAGAAGCTCTGCCCGTAGTGCTCGCGGAGCACCGCCGGCCACACCTGCGTCAGATCTGCGCCGTCCAGGTGTTCGGCGATCAGTCGACCACCCTCGAGTCCGTAGTCGATGCCCTCACCGTTGAGCGGATTCACGCAGGCCGCCGCATCGCCGACGAGCGCCCAGTTGGGGCCCGCCACGTCCGAGACCGCGCCGCCCATCGGCAGCAGGGCGGACTGCACGCGGCGCACGCCGCCGCTCAGGCCCCACTCGGACTCCCGTTGTGACGCATAGAGATTCAGGAGAGGTCGCAGCGCGCCGGCAGCCGGGCGCTTCGAGGTGGCGAGCGTCCCCACCCCCACGTTCACCTCGCCGGTGCCCTCGTCGTTCACGCCCAGCGGGAACACCCACCCGTAGCCGGCCTGCAGGGTGCCCTCCTCGTCGCGGAGCTCGAGGTGCGAGGTGATCCACTCGTCCTCACTGCGGTCACTCGTGACGTATGCCCGTGCCGCGACCCCGAAAGCGGTGTCGCGGTGCCACGTACGGCCGAGGATCTTGCCGAGCGGCGAGCGCACCCCGTCCGCCACGATCAGCGTGCGACAGGCCACGGCGACAGGGCCGTCGGCGGTGTCGAACATCACCTCGGTGACCCGCCCGCTCACCAGCACCGCATCGACGGCCTTGGCGTTCTCCATCATCACCGCGCCGTCGTCGACGGCCACCCGGCGGATCCGGTCGTCCAACTCGGTACGCGGTACCGCGGAACCGATGTCGGGGAGGGAGCCACCCGGCCACGGCAGCGTGAGTTCCTGACCGAATC
This window harbors:
- a CDS encoding geranylgeranyl reductase family protein; this translates as MTDGRAQGVTPGTRRVTDVLVVGAGPAGSAAAAWSVRAGHDTILADAATFPRDKTCGDGLTPRAVAELDELGLGDWVRSRAINRGLRLTGFGQELTLPWPGGSLPDIGSAVPRTELDDRIRRVAVDDGAVMMENAKAVDAVLVSGRVTEVMFDTADGPVAVACRTLIVADGVRSPLGKILGRTWHRDTAFGVAARAYVTSDRSEDEWITSHLELRDEEGTLQAGYGWVFPLGVNDEGTGEVNVGVGTLATSKRPAAGALRPLLNLYASQRESEWGLSGGVRRVQSALLPMGGAVSDVAGPNWALVGDAAACVNPLNGEGIDYGLEGGRLIAEHLDGADLTQVWPAVLREHYGQSFSVARRLAGLLTVPRFLPATGPIGMRSRAIMTVAVRVMGNLITDEDRDVVARAWRAAGSTSLKVDDRPPFS